One Streptomyces sp. R28 DNA window includes the following coding sequences:
- a CDS encoding GntR family transcriptional regulator: MPNEARPGTGEQAKQRALAQLRQAILHGEMAPAQRLVENELAEQFGVTRASIRAALIDLEAQGLVERIRNRGSRVRVVSVEEAVAITECRMVLEALCAAKAAVAADDEQLTLLADLGTAMTKAVADGEPMTYSELNQELHARIREFSGQRTAVELLERLNAQLVRHRFQLALRPGRPQHSLSEHLAMIEAITARDPQAAEAAVRAHLTSVIKALRD; this comes from the coding sequence ATGCCGAACGAAGCCCGTCCGGGCACCGGGGAGCAGGCCAAACAGCGCGCGCTCGCGCAGCTGCGGCAGGCGATCCTGCACGGCGAGATGGCACCGGCGCAGCGGTTGGTGGAGAACGAACTCGCCGAGCAGTTCGGGGTGACACGGGCCAGCATCCGCGCCGCACTGATCGATCTGGAGGCTCAGGGCCTGGTCGAGCGGATCCGCAACCGCGGTTCACGGGTGCGGGTGGTGAGCGTGGAGGAAGCGGTCGCCATCACCGAGTGCCGCATGGTCCTGGAGGCGCTCTGCGCGGCCAAGGCCGCCGTCGCGGCCGACGACGAGCAGCTGACGCTGCTGGCGGACCTGGGCACGGCGATGACCAAGGCCGTGGCCGACGGCGAGCCGATGACCTACTCCGAGCTCAACCAGGAACTGCACGCCAGGATCCGGGAGTTCTCCGGCCAGCGGACGGCCGTGGAACTGCTGGAGCGGCTCAACGCACAACTGGTGCGCCACCGCTTCCAGTTGGCGCTGCGGCCGGGACGCCCGCAGCACTCCCTGAGCGAGCATCTTGCCATGATCGAGGCGATCACGGCCAGGGACCCGCAGGCGGCCGAGGCTGCCGTCCGCGCCCACCTCACCAGCGTGATCAAGGCGCTGCGCGACTGA